TCCACGAGAACCTGGCCGCGCTCGACCCGCTCTCCCTCGCGGCAGCGGATGCGCGCCACGACCGAGGCCTGCGGCGCGGTCATGCGGATCTCCATCTTCATCGCCTCCAGGACGACCAGCGTCGCCCCCCGCTCCACGCGATCCCCCTCTTGGACGACAACCGAGCGCACCAGCGCCGGCATCTGCGCTTCGAGCGGCTTGTCGGCGCCCCGCGCGCCCGCGGCGCGACGGATCGGATCGACGCGCTCCAGCCGGTAGGAGCGCCCCGCCGAGAAGACGAACAGACGCTGCGGATCGGAAGCCACGTGGAACCGGCGGATCCGGTCCCCGACCCTCAGATCGAGAACCCCTTCCTCGAAGCGCAGCACGCGGACCGCATGCGCCCGGCCGTCGACTTCCGCCAGGTGCCCTCCGCCCGAGGGCTCCAGGCTCACGCGGAACTCGGCGCCCTCGGCGCGGTATCGGCGCTCGAACGCCATGCTACGTCCCCATACGGAAGCCGTCGGAGCGATCCCAGGGATCGTGGAGGTCGGCCGCGTCGCCGGCGCTTCCCCAGCCCGCCGATCGAGAGGAACCCGCGCCGATCTCGGCCACCGCCGCCGCGATCAGGACCTCGTCCGGAACCTCCCCCCCGCTCCCCTTCCAGCCGCCCATCCGCCGCCCGATGAAATCGGTTCCGGCCCGGCCTTCGCGGAAATCGGGCTCGGCCAGAAGGGCGCGCAGGAAGTCGATGTTGGTGATCACGCCCAGCACGACCATCTCCGCGAGGGCCCGGTCCATGCGACGCAGCGCGGCCTCCCGATCTGCCGCGCAGACGACGACCTTCGCCAGCATCGCGTCGAAGTGTCCCGAGACCTCGTCGCCGGCGGCGTAGCCGGCGTCGACGCGCACTCCCGGCCCCTCCGGGAGAACCAGGCGCAGGATGGGGCCCGCCGACGGGAGGAATCCCGCCGCCGGATCCTCGGCATAGACGCGGCATTCCAGGACGTGCCCCCGGGGGCGCAGATCGGCCGTCTCGAACGGCAGCGCGTCTCCGGCAGCGATCCGGATCTGCGCCGCGACCAGATCGACTCCGGTCAGCAGCTCCGTGACCGGATGCTCGACCTGCAGGCGCGCGTTCACTTCGAGAAAATGGAATTCTCCGGTGCCGGTGTCGAGGAGGAACTCCACCGTCCCCGCGTTTCGATACGCCGCGGCTTCCGCCAGCCGGACCGCCGCCTCCCCCATCCGCTCGCGCAGCGCCGCGGAGAGGGCCGGCGACGGAGACTCCTCGACGAGCTTCTGATGCCGGCGCTGCAAGGAGCAGTCTCTCTCGAAGAGGTGGATCGCCCGGCCGCGGCCGTCGCCGAGGATTTGGAACTCGACGTGGCGCGCCGACTCCAGGTACTTCTCCAGGAAGACGCGATCGTCGGCAAAGGCCCCCTCCGCCTCCCGGCGCGCCGATTCGAGCGCCGGCTCCAGCTCCGCCGCCGACGCGATCCGGCGCATCCCCCGGCCTCCGCCGCCGGCCGCCGCTTTGATCAGGACGGGATAGCCGAGGCGTCCGGCTTCCCGGGCGAAGTCCTTTTTCTTGGACGACCCCTCGAATCCGGGAACGACCGGAACGCCGATCGCGCGCGCCAGCGCCCGCGCCTCCGTCTTGTCGCCCAGGCGGCGCATCGTTTCGGCGGAGGGCCCGATGAAAGCCAGGCCGGCCTCCTCCACCGCCTTCGCGAACCGCGGATTCTCCGAGAGGAACCCGTAGCCGGGATGGACGGCCTGGCAGCCGCCGCCGATCGCCGCGCCGACGATGCGCGGGATGTTCAGGTACGACTCGACGGGAGAGGGGCCGTCGATCGCGACCGCCTCATCGGCCTCGCGCGCGTGCCGGGCGTCCGCGTCGGCCTCCGAATGGATCGCCACGCTCCGGATCCCCAGCTCGCGGCAGGCGCGGATGAGACGCACGGCGATCTCGCCGCGGTTGGCGATCAGGATTCGGGTGAAGGGGGGAGGCGGCACGGAGGGGCTACATCCGAAAGACGCCGTACCGCGTAGGGCGGGCCGGCGCGTTGAAGCAGACCGACAGCGCAAGAGCCAGGACCCGCCGCGTTTCGGCCGGATCCAGGATGCCATCGTCCCAGAGCCGCGCGGTGGAGAAATAGGGGCTTCCTTCCGACTCGTATTTCTCCAGGATCGGACGCTTGAACGCCTCCGCCTCGGCCGCCGACATCTCGGGCTTCCCCGACCGGGCGTTCTGCTCCTGCTTGACGGTCAGCAGGACGTTCGCCGCCTGCTCGCCGCCCATCACGCTGATGCGGGCGTTCGGCCACATCCAGAGGAACCTGGGCGAGTAGGCCCGCCCGCACATTCCGTAGTTCCCCGCCCCGAAGCTGCCCCCCACGATGACCGTGAGCTTCGGCACGTCGGCGTTGGCGACCGCGTGGACCATCTTGGCGCCGTCCTTGGCGATGCCGCCCGCCTCGTATTCCCGTCCCACCATGAAGCCGGTGATGTTCTGCAGGAAGAGGAGCGGAATGCCGCGGAAGCTGCAGAGCTCGAGGAAGTGCGTCCCCTTCAACGCCGACTCGCTGAACAGGACGCCGTTGTTGGCGACGATCCCCACCAGGTAGCCTTCGAGGCGCGCGAAGCCGCAGACGAGGGTCGAGCCGTAGCGGGCCTTGAACTCGCGGAACCGGCTGCCGTCCACGAGCCGGGCGATCACCTCGCGCACGTCGTAGGCTTCCCGGAAGGTCGCCGGAAGCACGCCGTAGATCTCCGAGGGGTCGAAGCGCGGCGGCTCGGGGCGCGCGACGTCGGGAGAGGCCGTCTTGCGGCTCCCCAGGGTCGCCACGATCCCCCGGACCTGCTCCAGAGCGTGGAGATCGTCCTCGGCGTAGTGATCGGCCACTCCCGAGCGGCTGGTGTGCACTTCGGCCCCGCCGAGGTCCTCGGCCGACACCTCTTCCCCGGTCGCCGCCTTCACCAGAGGCGGCCCGCCGAGGAAGATCGTTCCGGTCCCGCGGACGATCACCGCCTCGTCGCTCATCGCCGGGACGTAGGCGCCGCCCGCCGTACAGCTTCCCATCACCGCCGCGATCTGCGGGATCCCTTGCGCGGAGAGGCGGGCCTGATTGTGGAAGATCCTTCCGAAGTGTTCGCGATCGGGAAAGACCTCGGCCTGCAGCGGCAGAAAAGCGCCGCCCGAGTCGACGAGGTAGATGCAGGGAAGGTGGTTCTCGGCCGCCACCTCCTGGGCGCGCAGGTGCTTCTTGACGGTCAGGGGGTAGTAGGTCCCGCCTTTCACCGTCGCGTCGTTCGCCACAACGAGGCACTCGCGGCCGCTGACGCGGCCGACGCCGGTCACGATTCCGGCGCCCGGCGCCTCCCCGTCGTACAGCCCCCAGGCCGCCAGAGGACTCAGCTCGAGAAACGGCGATCCGGGATCCAGCAGGCGATCGATCCGCTCCCGGACGAAGAGCTTCCCCTGCCCGGCGTGCCGCTTCCGATAAGCCTCTCCGCCCCCTTGCCGCGTTTGCGCGAGACGCTGCTTCAGCTCGGCGGAAAGCGCTCGGTGAAAGGCGTCGTTCTGGCGGAAACGCGCGGACTGCGTGTCGATGGAAGAGGCGAGGATTTCCATGGCGACGGAGTGTAACACAGGAATTCGCCGGGTCGCCGCGCGGCGCGCGACGCCGTCAGGAGGCCCGGAGCGCCTGGCGCGTGTCCGGGATCTGGAGCCAGATCTTCTTGTGGAAGAAGCTGTTCTCGTGCCCGATGAGGAAGCGCGTGAGCAGATCGTCTTCGCCGATCAGCAGGCGGAGACGCTGCGGCGCGCCGGGCAGGTCGAACACCAGGCTGGTGCTGTACGCCTCGCCGGGACGCAAGGGGCGATCCAGGGGGATGCCGGTCATCCGGTCGGAGGCCAGGGCCCGGAGTCCTTCCCGGGAGGGATGGTAGACGCGCCCGCGCTCGTCCTGCACCACGACCCGCCGCGGGTTCGGCCAGAGCGCCGGGCTGCCGCGGCGCGGTGAGATCGTCTTCTCGTCGAACCAGGTCCGGACCGTCACCACGTAAAAGACTCCGTGAGCCGGCGTTCGGTGCGCTCCCGAGCCGAGCGCCGAGGCGGTCGAGACGCTGGCCACCGAATAGGCCAGGTGGCAGTCGAGCTCGCAAAGATACTTCTGCTGGCCCGGCTCCAGGATCCTTTCCCGGCTGGTCAGGGAATGGGTGAGCAGGGCGCCCCAGTACAGGACGAGGACGACGATCATTCCCTCCAGGATCCGCCGCGCCCGCCGCCTGCCGCCCCGGCCGAGCGACCAGAGAAGGGCGGCGGTAGCGGCCGCGAGAACCGCCACGGTGAGCAGAAAGAGCAGGACGATGGCGTAGGAATTCTCCGGCATGAGCGCCATGAAACTCCCCTTTTCCGCGGGACCGGCCGGCGGACGCCCCAAAAAGAAGAGGCCCGCTTCTCAGACGCGGGCCTCGAACAAGGCTGGTAGCGCTACGGGGATTCGAACCCCGGTTTGATGGCTGAGAACCACCCGTCCTAACCCCTAGACGATAGCGCCTCCCAGGACGCCCCGAAGGATCTTCCCTCCGAGCCGCCAAAAGTCTACCGACGCGACGCGAAAGCTGTCAAGAGACGGGGCCCGCGGAGACGCTCCGCCGGCGCCTATTAATAAGGTGGATCCGGGACAGGGATTCGAACCCCGATACCATGGTCCAGAGCCATGTGTCCTACCATTGGACGATCCCGGATCGGAGCGGGGATTCTAGCCAATGCTCCCGCGGGGTGTCAACAAAACCGGTCCTCCCGTGGTGGATCGAGTATCGCGCCGACCTCCCCCGGCTCCGGGGCGGAAGGGGCGCCGGCTTCGCCGCTCAGCACCGGTCGCCGGCGAGATGACTTAGGAGCCGATCGATGCGCGCCAGGGAGCGATCGCGGCCGATGAGAACCAGGACGGTGAAGATCCCCGGGGAGACGGCTTGCCCCGTGAGGGCGACGCGCAGCGGATGAATGAGCTTCGCCGCCGCCACCCCAAGGCGCTCGGCCGTTTTCCGCAGCGCCTCCTCCGTCGAGGGCTCGTCGAAGGGCGACACCGCGGCGAGCGCTTCCTTCAACGCCGAGATGCGTTGGGCGGTTTCCGGATCCTTGAGGTGCTTGGCGACCGCGTCGGGATTGTATGCCCAGCTCTCGCTGAGGAAGACGGCGCTGTCGCGGGACAGATCGCTCAGCTTTCGCGACCGGGGCTTGAGCATCTCCAGGACCTTCTCGAACCACTCCTGCCTCTCCTTCTCCAGGGAAGGATCCCACCCTCCGGCCCGCTCGAGATCGTCGCGGATCGCCTCGCGGATCGCCGCCGCCGGCATGGCGTTGATGTACTGGCTGTTGAGCCATTCAAGCTTCTGCTCGTCGAAGACCGCCCCCTTTTTCCCGACGCCGTCGAAGGAGAACAGGCGAATCAGGTCTTCGCGAAGCAGGTACTCGCGACCGTCGCCGGGCGACCATCCCAGAAGGGCCAGGAAATTGAACAGCGCCTCCGGCAGATAGCCGGCCTCGCGGTACTCGGTCACCGCCACCGCGCCGTGCCGCTTGCTCAGCCGCTTCTTGTCCGGCCCCAGGATCAGGGGAAGGTGCGCGAAGGTCGGGATCGGCTGCTCGAGCGCCTGGTAGAGGAGGATCTGCTTGGGCGTGTTGCTCAGGTGATCGTCGCCGCGGATGACGTCGGTGATCTTCATCTCGACGTCGTCGGCCACGACGGAAAGATGGTAGGTCGGCGTGCCGTCGGAGCGCGCCAGGACGAAGTCCTCGATCGTCTCGTTGGCGAACGAGGTCTCGCCATGGACCCGGTCGTCCCACCGGGTGCTGCCTTCGGGGACCCGGAACCTCAGGCAGTGGGCTTCGCCGGCGACGGCGCGCCGCCGCGCTTCCTCGGCCGGAAGTCCCAGGCAGACGCGATCGTATTTCCAGGCGGCGCCGCGCCGCTCCGCTTCCTCCCGGCGCCCCCGGATCGCCTCCGGATCGCAGAAGCAGGCGTAGGCCTTGCCGCTTTCGTGGAGCTTCAGCGCCATCGACCGATGCAAGCCGCGGCGCTGCGACTGGTAGAAGGGCCCTTCGTCCCAGTCGAGCCCGAGCCAGCGCATTCCGTCGAGAATCGCCTCGGTCATCTCCTCGCGAGAGCGCTCGACGTCGGTGTCCTCGATCCGGAGGATGAAAGTGCCGCCGCGGCCGCGGGCGAAGAGCCAGTTGAAGAGCGCCGTCCGCGCCCCTCCCACATGCAGGTACCCCGTGGGACTCGGGGCGAAACGGACCCGCAGCGTCACAACGCCTTCTCCACCTGCTCGGCGAGCGACGCCAGGCCCGCCTCCACCTCCCTGAGCCGGACCCGCAGCGCCGGGCGGCCGTGACGGCGCAGCGCCCGGAAGTCCCCCAGGGCCTGGGCCTGCTCGAGGATGGAGAACCCGAACGGCTTGCCGGGAATCGCCGCCTCCTCGCCGCCTTCCGCCACGATCTGCAGGAAGACGCCGCGCGGCGGGCCGCCCTTATGAAGCTGCCCCGTGGAATGGAGGTAGCGAGGCCCGTAGCCCAAGGTGGTGGCGGTCTTCCGGGTTTGCCGGACGGCGTCCCGAAGCCGTCCCAGCGGCCGCTCCAGAGCTTCGCGCGTCGGCAGATAAGCCTGCAGGGCGAAGTAATCGCCCGGCCGGAGCGCTTCGAGAAACGAGCGGAGGATCGCCCGGGGACTTCCCCCTCCTTTTTCGCCGTAGAACGTGGCGACCTCGTCGCCCCCCAATGGCTCTTCTTCCTGGAACGACCCGGTCTTCACGAATTCTTCCAGCAGGGCCCGGGTGTTGTCCTTGCTTTCCTGAACGTTGGGCTCGTCGAACGGATCGACCCCCAGGATCGACCCGGCGACAGCGGTGGCCAGCTCCCAGCGCAGGAACTCCGCCCCCAGGTCGCACGGCGCCGCCACGGGGATCCGCACGACGGGATGCCCGGCCTCCTCCAGGGCGCGAATCCGGCGGCCCCAATCCTCGGCGACCCTCTCCGGCTCGAGGACCACGAAGAGCCGGTCCTCGCCGTAGCTCTCCGGATCGCCCGGCGGCTCGCCGGCGACCGGGATCAGGCCCTTCCCTTCCTTCCCGGTGCTCTCCGCGACCAGCTGCTCCGCCCAAATCGCGAAGCTGTCCAGGGGCGGAGGACCGAGAATCGTCAGCTTGTCGCGGCCGGCGAGCGCCGCCTCCCCGAGGATCGCCCCGAGGATCATCCCGGGGCAGCGCTCGGGGGGGCTGTCGGCCGCCGAGAGCTTCAGCATCTCGCGCGCCCGGTCGAGGATTCCCTCCGCGTCCAGCCCCGCGAGCGCCGCAGGGGCCAGCCCGAAGAGCGAAAGGGCCGAATACCGGCCGCCTATGTCCGCCGGGTTCAGGAACACCTCCCGGTACCCGGCGCTCCGGCCCAGCTTCTCGAGCGGCGTCCCGGGGTCGGTGATGGCGGCGAAGTGGCGCCCCGCGCCGTCAATGCCGGCGGAGCGGAGGTAGGCGTCGAACCGCCTCTGAAAGCACTCCGTCTCGATCGTCGTCCCGCTCTTGCTGGAGACGACGAAGAACGACTTCCCCGGATCCAGATCCCGCTCGAGATCGAGAATGGAGGCGGGATCGGTGGAATCGAGGACCCGGAGACGCGCCGCTCCCGGCGGCGGCGGAAAAACGCGGCTCAGCACTTCCGGGCAGAGGCTCGATCCTCCCATCCCCAGGACGACGACGTCGCGCACCCCCTCCCCTCGGAGCGTCTCCCCCAGACGCTGGGCCCGCGGAATCTCCCCGCCCATCGCCTCGACGACGGGGAGCCAGCCGAGACGGTTGCGGATCACGGCCGCGTGGGCCGGATCGCTCTTCCAAAGCGTCGAGTCCTTTTTCCAGATTCTCTCGAGGAATCGATCGTATTGCAGCCGGCTCAGCCGGCTCCGGACGGCTCTCTCAAGCGCGCCGAGCTTCGTGAGGGGACTCAAGGCTTCCCTCCCCTTTCCATGGCCAGCACCTTCTCCAGGCGCCTGCGGTGGCGCGGCTCGCCGCTGAACCGCGCCTCCACGAACGCCTCCACCAGCTCCCGCGCCAGCGACTCGCCGATCACGCGGGCGCCCAGGCAGAGCACGTTCGCGTCGTCGTGCTCGACGGCCTGGTGGGCGGTGTAATGGTCGTGACAGAGTGCCGCCCGGATTCCCTTGACCTTGTTCGCCGCGATGCACGCCCCGGCGCCGCTGCCGCAAATCATGACGCCGACGTCGGCGCGCCCGTCGAGTAGCGCCCGGCAGAGTCGGAAGGTGTAGTCGGGGTAGTCGACCGGCCGCGTGTTGCGCGTCCCGACGTCGACGAGGGGATAGCGCTTCTCGCCGAGACAGCTCAGGAGGGCTTTCTTGAGATGGAATCCGGCGTGGTCGCAGCCCAGCGCGACCCGGGGCCGCCTCGGCCTCTTGGAGGAAGCGACTGCCATCGATCCTCCCTCTGCGCGCCCGGCGCCGGCGCGCGTCCTCACGTTACGCGGCGTCGCCGTGAAGCCGAGCGGCAATCGGAAACTGAAATGGCGGAGAGGGGGGGATTCGAACCCCCGACCCGGTTTTACCCAGGTAACGCATTAGCAGTGCGCCCTGTTCGGCCACTCCAGCACCTCTCCGCAACCTTCAAGGCTGGCCCGGGAGCGCCTAGTCTAGCGTGAGATCGCTTTTCTTGTCCACGCGTCGAGTCCGCGCGTCGAGTCGGCCCGAAGCGCCGCCTTGACCCGCCCGTCCGGCGCCCGTAAAATCCCGGCGAATCGTTCGACATCCGAGCCGGTCGCCGACCACCAGGGAGGGATCATGAAGCTCAAGGCTCCGCTGCTCGCCGCCATCTTCGTCGTCTGCGCGCTGGCCGCTCCCGCCGCGCGCGCTCAGAACCGCTCCGAGTCCTGGGAGTTCGGCCCTTATCTCGTCGGTTTCGATTTCGATCGCGACATCGAGATCGAGGACAAATGGGGCGGAGGGTTTCGTTTCGGCTACAACTTCGTGCCGATGCACGAGGTCGAGCTTTCCTTCGAGGGCGTCGAGACCCAGGACGACGTCTTCAACCAGATCGACGTCTCGGTGACCCAGTTCCAGGCGAATTACGTCTTCAACTTCATCTTCGACCGGCACCAGCCGGTCGTCCCCTACTTCACGGCGGGAATCGGGGCGATCCGTCTCGAGGTCGACGATCCGGTCTTCGGCAGCGACGAGGAGACCGACCCGCTGTTCAGCATCGGCGGGGGTGTCCGGTTCTTCATCACCAAGGTGTTCAATTTCCGGATCGACGCCCGGGCCGTCTCCTTCAGCGGCGACAACGTCGTGCTCAGCGATCGGGATTTCACCAACAACCAGCTCTCGATCGGCGTCGGCTGGGTGGTCGGGGGGCGCTAACCCACTTTGTTTTCAGACTGATCTTCGAGTCGCGGCCGCCCAGCCCGCCGATCCACTGCTGCATGGGCTTGCGCGGGCCCGGTTTGGCCTCTAAATTCCCACCCAGCCGGAGTTTGTCTGGAGTCGGTCCGCGGGGGACGGCGCCGCGGACCGAGCGTATTGGACGGGCACGCCACGGAAGGGAAAGCCGATGAACGGAGAAGAAATCTGCCGCCAGCTGGAGGCCTCGCAGGCCCAAGGCGCCCGCTTCGAGCGGCTCCTCGCTCAGGCGGTGGAGCTGATTCACCAATCGAATCCGCGCTTCCACTGGACCGGAATCTACGAGCTGTTCCCCGACAACATGCTGCGTCTCGGACCTTTCATCGGCGCCCCGACCGATCATGTGTTCATCGCCGTCGGGCGCGGGATATGCGGGACGGCGGTGGCGGAGCGGCGGAACATCAACGTCCCCGACGTCAGCCAGGCTCCGAACTACCTCGCCTG
This portion of the Candidatus Polarisedimenticolia bacterium genome encodes:
- a CDS encoding biotin/lipoyl-containing protein produces the protein MAFERRYRAEGAEFRVSLEPSGGGHLAEVDGRAHAVRVLRFEEGVLDLRVGDRIRRFHVASDPQRLFVFSAGRSYRLERVDPIRRAAGARGADKPLEAQMPALVRSVVVQEGDRVERGATLVVLEAMKMEIRMTAPQASVVARIRCREGERVERGQVLVEIHPAEDSP
- a CDS encoding acetyl-CoA carboxylase biotin carboxylase subunit, encoding MPPPPFTRILIANRGEIAVRLIRACRELGIRSVAIHSEADADARHAREADEAVAIDGPSPVESYLNIPRIVGAAIGGGCQAVHPGYGFLSENPRFAKAVEEAGLAFIGPSAETMRRLGDKTEARALARAIGVPVVPGFEGSSKKKDFAREAGRLGYPVLIKAAAGGGGRGMRRIASAAELEPALESARREAEGAFADDRVFLEKYLESARHVEFQILGDGRGRAIHLFERDCSLQRRHQKLVEESPSPALSAALRERMGEAAVRLAEAAAYRNAGTVEFLLDTGTGEFHFLEVNARLQVEHPVTELLTGVDLVAAQIRIAAGDALPFETADLRPRGHVLECRVYAEDPAAGFLPSAGPILRLVLPEGPGVRVDAGYAAGDEVSGHFDAMLAKVVVCAADREAALRRMDRALAEMVVLGVITNIDFLRALLAEPDFREGRAGTDFIGRRMGGWKGSGGEVPDEVLIAAAVAEIGAGSSRSAGWGSAGDAADLHDPWDRSDGFRMGT
- a CDS encoding carboxyl transferase domain-containing protein translates to MEILASSIDTQSARFRQNDAFHRALSAELKQRLAQTRQGGGEAYRKRHAGQGKLFVRERIDRLLDPGSPFLELSPLAAWGLYDGEAPGAGIVTGVGRVSGRECLVVANDATVKGGTYYPLTVKKHLRAQEVAAENHLPCIYLVDSGGAFLPLQAEVFPDREHFGRIFHNQARLSAQGIPQIAAVMGSCTAGGAYVPAMSDEAVIVRGTGTIFLGGPPLVKAATGEEVSAEDLGGAEVHTSRSGVADHYAEDDLHALEQVRGIVATLGSRKTASPDVARPEPPRFDPSEIYGVLPATFREAYDVREVIARLVDGSRFREFKARYGSTLVCGFARLEGYLVGIVANNGVLFSESALKGTHFLELCSFRGIPLLFLQNITGFMVGREYEAGGIAKDGAKMVHAVANADVPKLTVIVGGSFGAGNYGMCGRAYSPRFLWMWPNARISVMGGEQAANVLLTVKQEQNARSGKPEMSAAEAEAFKRPILEKYESEGSPYFSTARLWDDGILDPAETRRVLALALSVCFNAPARPTRYGVFRM
- the gltX gene encoding glutamate--tRNA ligase, with product MTLRVRFAPSPTGYLHVGGARTALFNWLFARGRGGTFILRIEDTDVERSREEMTEAILDGMRWLGLDWDEGPFYQSQRRGLHRSMALKLHESGKAYACFCDPEAIRGRREEAERRGAAWKYDRVCLGLPAEEARRRAVAGEAHCLRFRVPEGSTRWDDRVHGETSFANETIEDFVLARSDGTPTYHLSVVADDVEMKITDVIRGDDHLSNTPKQILLYQALEQPIPTFAHLPLILGPDKKRLSKRHGAVAVTEYREAGYLPEALFNFLALLGWSPGDGREYLLREDLIRLFSFDGVGKKGAVFDEQKLEWLNSQYINAMPAAAIREAIRDDLERAGGWDPSLEKERQEWFEKVLEMLKPRSRKLSDLSRDSAVFLSESWAYNPDAVAKHLKDPETAQRISALKEALAAVSPFDEPSTEEALRKTAERLGVAAAKLIHPLRVALTGQAVSPGIFTVLVLIGRDRSLARIDRLLSHLAGDRC
- a CDS encoding glucose-6-phosphate isomerase, producing the protein MSPLTKLGALERAVRSRLSRLQYDRFLERIWKKDSTLWKSDPAHAAVIRNRLGWLPVVEAMGGEIPRAQRLGETLRGEGVRDVVVLGMGGSSLCPEVLSRVFPPPPGAARLRVLDSTDPASILDLERDLDPGKSFFVVSSKSGTTIETECFQRRFDAYLRSAGIDGAGRHFAAITDPGTPLEKLGRSAGYREVFLNPADIGGRYSALSLFGLAPAALAGLDAEGILDRAREMLKLSAADSPPERCPGMILGAILGEAALAGRDKLTILGPPPLDSFAIWAEQLVAESTGKEGKGLIPVAGEPPGDPESYGEDRLFVVLEPERVAEDWGRRIRALEEAGHPVVRIPVAAPCDLGAEFLRWELATAVAGSILGVDPFDEPNVQESKDNTRALLEEFVKTGSFQEEEPLGGDEVATFYGEKGGGSPRAILRSFLEALRPGDYFALQAYLPTREALERPLGRLRDAVRQTRKTATTLGYGPRYLHSTGQLHKGGPPRGVFLQIVAEGGEEAAIPGKPFGFSILEQAQALGDFRALRRHGRPALRVRLREVEAGLASLAEQVEKAL
- the rpiB gene encoding ribose 5-phosphate isomerase B, with the protein product MAVASSKRPRRPRVALGCDHAGFHLKKALLSCLGEKRYPLVDVGTRNTRPVDYPDYTFRLCRALLDGRADVGVMICGSGAGACIAANKVKGIRAALCHDHYTAHQAVEHDDANVLCLGARVIGESLARELVEAFVEARFSGEPRHRRRLEKVLAMERGGKP
- a CDS encoding outer membrane beta-barrel protein, whose protein sequence is MKLKAPLLAAIFVVCALAAPAARAQNRSESWEFGPYLVGFDFDRDIEIEDKWGGGFRFGYNFVPMHEVELSFEGVETQDDVFNQIDVSVTQFQANYVFNFIFDRHQPVVPYFTAGIGAIRLEVDDPVFGSDEETDPLFSIGGGVRFFITKVFNFRIDARAVSFSGDNVVLSDRDFTNNQLSIGVGWVVGGR
- a CDS encoding GAF domain-containing protein, which encodes MNGEEICRQLEASQAQGARFERLLAQAVELIHQSNPRFHWTGIYELFPDNMLRLGPFIGAPTDHVFIAVGRGICGTAVAERRNINVPDVSQAPNYLACSTQTRSELVVLIRKGPKIFGQIDIDSHELDAFDGDAVAQVEKVADFLAGAYENASHGGPPKSSA